One stretch of Deltaproteobacteria bacterium DNA includes these proteins:
- a CDS encoding type III polyketide synthase gives MTAWIHRIDTLLPDFSFNQEEAMAKMQEWSGSDRERRLVRAVYRNSGIERRHSVLRNFDGEGKDAFFRRDADGKLRGPGTAARNDIFAAESREMSVRLARKILSNCPGIGPGDVTHVVTVSCTGFYNPGPDFHIVRELGMSDATQRYHLGFMGCYAAFPALRMAAQFCAADSSAVVLVMCVELGTLHLQLTGSEDNLLANSLFADGAGAAIVSARPPVPGAPSLRIGEFRSALVPAGEQDMTWKIGDRGFDIALSSYVPKIIGGNIRGLVEPALGGAGLALPDIDLWAVHPGGKSIVD, from the coding sequence ATGACCGCCTGGATCCATCGGATCGACACGCTTCTCCCGGACTTCTCCTTCAACCAGGAGGAGGCGATGGCGAAGATGCAGGAGTGGTCAGGAAGCGATCGGGAGAGGCGGCTCGTCCGCGCCGTGTATCGCAACTCCGGCATCGAGCGGCGGCACTCCGTCCTGCGGAACTTCGACGGGGAGGGAAAGGACGCCTTCTTCCGGCGCGACGCCGACGGGAAGCTGCGCGGACCGGGCACCGCCGCGCGGAACGACATCTTCGCCGCCGAATCCCGGGAGATGTCCGTGCGGCTGGCGCGGAAGATCCTTTCGAACTGCCCCGGGATCGGCCCCGGCGACGTGACCCACGTCGTCACCGTGTCGTGCACCGGCTTCTACAACCCCGGACCCGACTTCCACATCGTCCGGGAACTGGGGATGTCCGACGCGACGCAGCGGTACCATCTCGGGTTCATGGGGTGCTACGCGGCCTTCCCCGCGCTGCGGATGGCGGCCCAGTTCTGCGCGGCGGACTCCTCCGCCGTCGTCCTCGTGATGTGCGTCGAGCTGGGCACGCTGCACCTCCAGCTCACCGGTTCGGAGGACAACCTGCTGGCGAACTCCCTGTTCGCCGACGGCGCGGGCGCCGCGATCGTTTCCGCCCGTCCGCCCGTGCCGGGGGCCCCCTCGCTGCGCATCGGGGAGTTCCGATCCGCGCTCGTCCCCGCGGGGGAGCAGGACATGACCTGGAAGATCGGGGACCGGGGGTTCGACATCGCGCTGTCCTCCTACGTGCCGAAGATCATCGGCGGGAACATCCGCGGCCTGGTGGAACCGGCCCTCGGAGGCGCGGGGCTCGCCCTCCCCGACATCGACCTCTGGGCGGTCCACCCGGGCGGAAAATCGATCGTCGAC
- a CDS encoding YceI family protein, giving the protein MKFRIAFLLVTLLAGPAFADELQGNCDVRFLATSTLHDFSGTARSRTFAAPLSKDAAGRRTLPAVEVLFPVSEMRTGNESRDTKMREMFQADRHPVIRAVARNIDAEAFRERLRKDAGGTMPIEATLAIRGVERKIPATAGNWREEGDRISFDVEFPLSLKEFDLKPPSVLGLIRVGDRVVVKGTIAVTVRGTP; this is encoded by the coding sequence TCGCGTTCCTCCTGGTGACCCTGCTGGCGGGTCCCGCTTTCGCCGATGAGCTGCAGGGGAACTGCGACGTCCGCTTCCTGGCCACCTCCACGCTCCACGACTTCTCCGGCACCGCGCGCTCCCGGACCTTCGCGGCGCCGCTTTCGAAGGACGCCGCGGGGAGACGGACCCTTCCCGCCGTGGAGGTGCTGTTCCCGGTGTCGGAGATGAGGACCGGCAACGAATCCCGGGACACGAAGATGCGGGAGATGTTCCAGGCCGACCGGCACCCGGTGATCCGTGCGGTTGCGCGGAACATCGACGCGGAGGCGTTCCGCGAGCGGCTTCGGAAGGACGCCGGAGGAACGATGCCCATCGAGGCGACCCTCGCGATCCGCGGCGTGGAGCGGAAGATCCCCGCGACCGCCGGCAACTGGAGGGAAGAGGGGGACCGGATCTCCTTCGACGTCGAATTCCCCTTGTCGCTCAAGGAGTTCGACCTGAAACCCCCCTCCGTCCTCGGCCTCATCCGAGTCGGCGACCGGGTCGTCGTGAAGGGGACGATCGCCGTCACCGTCCGGGGCACCCCCTGA